In Sphingobacteriaceae bacterium, the following proteins share a genomic window:
- a CDS encoding band 7 protein — protein MAGICVLLTVGAIAAFILNIIPLAVILLLPVFFFSKGFLIVNPNEANVLILFGTYKGTVKESGFHWVNPFYIRKFISLRARNLNGQSLKVNDKIGNPVEIAAIIVWQVQDTAKASFEVDDYTKYVNIQSEAAVRHLASICPYDNFEEETAEVTLRGGSEQVSRLLENELSERLAPAGIKVMEARISHLAYAQEIAGAMLRRQQATAVVAARRQIVEGAVGMVEMALSKLSEREIVHLDEERKAAMVSNLLVVLCGDKEVSPIVNTGTLHH, from the coding sequence ATAGCTGGTATTTGCGTATTACTTACTGTTGGAGCTATTGCTGCTTTCATATTAAATATAATTCCTCTCGCGGTAATACTTCTTCTACCGGTCTTCTTTTTCAGCAAAGGATTTCTCATAGTAAATCCTAATGAAGCCAACGTACTTATTTTATTCGGGACTTATAAGGGCACAGTTAAAGAAAGCGGCTTCCATTGGGTGAACCCCTTTTACATCCGAAAATTTATATCCCTCAGAGCGAGAAACCTGAATGGACAATCGCTGAAAGTAAACGACAAAATCGGTAATCCGGTAGAGATCGCTGCCATTATTGTGTGGCAGGTACAGGATACGGCAAAGGCGAGTTTCGAGGTAGATGACTATACCAAGTATGTCAACATTCAAAGTGAAGCTGCGGTGCGACACCTGGCAAGCATTTGTCCATACGATAATTTCGAAGAAGAAACGGCAGAAGTAACTTTACGTGGAGGATCAGAACAGGTAAGTCGTTTGTTAGAGAATGAATTATCTGAGCGTCTTGCCCCCGCAGGTATCAAAGTTATGGAAGCGCGCATTAGTCATTTAGCCTACGCACAGGAAATAGCCGGTGCCATGTTGAGGAGACAGCAAGCTACAGCCGTGGTGGCAGCGCGCAGGCAAATTGTAGAAGGTGCTGTGGGCATGGTTGAAATGGCTTTATCAAAGTTATCAGAACGTGAAATTGTGCATCTTGACGAAGAGCGTAAAGCAGCTATGGTAAGTAATTTACTGGTAGTTTTGTGTGGTGATAAAGAGGTTAGTCCAATTGTAAATACAGGTACACTGCACCACTAG
- a CDS encoding RNA helicase has translation MSFSDLGLPPSLLTALEAQNYKEPYPIQKEAIPAILKRKDVLGIAQTGSGKTASYVLPILQNLQGNTLSKNRHVKVLVLVPTRELAAQVREVFQTFGLALPQKIKSLAVYGGVSINPQMMALQGVNVLVATPGRLLELVESNAVHLSEIDTLVLDEADKMLNLGFKEEMQKIFSLLPRKRQNLLFSATLSEDLDGLNQLVLRDPVVIKIEAEENNIDLISQLAYFVSEEKKGPLLRYLIKHNAWKQVLVFVSSVYKADNVADKLRKNGIEATAMHGKKSQDARTEALSRFKKGTLRVLVTTDLLSRGIDIKFLPHVINYELPRSPKDYVHRIGRTGRAESPGEAISFITEEDKHHFKIIQKKMGKWVTMIDSEGMDLQGI, from the coding sequence ATGTCATTTTCTGATTTAGGATTACCTCCCTCTTTATTAACGGCTCTCGAAGCGCAAAACTACAAAGAGCCTTACCCTATTCAGAAAGAAGCAATTCCCGCCATCTTAAAAAGAAAAGATGTTTTAGGAATTGCACAAACAGGATCGGGTAAAACCGCATCCTATGTGTTACCAATTTTACAAAATTTACAAGGCAATACACTTTCAAAAAACCGTCACGTAAAAGTTCTAGTGCTTGTTCCAACGCGTGAGCTGGCGGCGCAGGTAAGAGAGGTCTTCCAGACATTCGGATTAGCTCTTCCCCAAAAAATAAAATCTCTTGCGGTGTATGGTGGTGTTTCTATCAACCCTCAAATGATGGCTTTACAAGGTGTAAATGTGCTTGTGGCCACACCCGGACGTTTACTCGAATTAGTAGAAAGCAACGCAGTGCATTTATCAGAAATAGATACTCTCGTTTTAGACGAGGCAGATAAAATGCTGAATCTCGGTTTTAAAGAAGAGATGCAGAAAATCTTTTCGTTGCTTCCCCGGAAAAGACAAAACCTTTTATTTTCAGCAACGCTCAGCGAAGATCTCGATGGCCTCAATCAACTGGTATTGAGAGATCCGGTTGTTATTAAAATTGAAGCGGAAGAAAATAACATCGATCTTATTTCGCAACTCGCGTATTTTGTGAGTGAGGAAAAAAAAGGTCCGCTCTTGCGTTACCTCATTAAACACAACGCTTGGAAACAAGTCCTTGTCTTTGTTTCCTCCGTTTATAAAGCAGACAATGTTGCTGATAAATTGAGAAAGAACGGGATTGAGGCAACGGCCATGCACGGCAAAAAAAGCCAGGATGCAAGAACCGAAGCCCTCAGCAGATTTAAAAAAGGAACACTGCGTGTTTTAGTAACCACCGATTTATTGTCGCGTGGTATTGATATTAAATTTTTACCACACGTCATCAACTACGAATTGCCCCGCTCACCAAAAGACTATGTTCACCGCATTGGAAGGACAGGTCGCGCCGAATCACCTGGTGAAGCGATTTCTTTTATCACAGAAGAAGACAAACATCATTTTAAAATCATCCAAAAGAAAATGGGCAAATGGGTGACGATGATTGATAGTGAGGGGATGGATTTGCAGGGAATTTAA
- a CDS encoding ATPase, producing MNVSSTSPASSSDCEIITTRIIDAHQELVYKAWTDPEHLKNWWGPKGFTNSFHKFDLEIGGRWVFTMHGPDKRDYNNEVEFIQIVAPELLIWKRHTKPYFQVVTTFSERPGHKTELTFKMIFDDPQTCKSLKPVVVPSNEENFDRLEEELLKMKEEI from the coding sequence ATGAACGTTTCTTCAACATCACCTGCTTCCTCTTCCGACTGCGAAATTATAACAACCAGAATTATTGATGCTCATCAGGAACTTGTTTATAAAGCATGGACTGATCCAGAACATTTAAAAAACTGGTGGGGACCAAAAGGGTTTACGAACAGCTTTCATAAATTTGATCTGGAAATCGGCGGCAGATGGGTCTTCACGATGCATGGTCCCGATAAAAGAGACTACAATAACGAAGTAGAGTTTATTCAGATTGTTGCTCCCGAATTACTCATCTGGAAACGTCATACCAAACCCTACTTCCAGGTGGTAACAACCTTTAGCGAAAGGCCGGGACATAAAACAGAGCTTACCTTTAAAATGATATTTGATGATCCACAAACCTGCAAGAGTCTGAAACCTGTGGTAGTTCCATCTAATGAAGAAAATTTTGACAGGCTGGAAGAAGAATTATTGAAAATGAAAGAAGAAATTTAA
- a CDS encoding DUF4199 domain-containing protein, with translation MKKNVIVCGLIGGLIISIGMIIGASLCEKNANYEASMLLGYATQIVAFSLIFVGIKNQRDKINGGSISFGEAFKIGLFISLIASTLYVLVWLVDFYVFIPDFMEKYSAHQVKALRESSISEKEMAIQLEDLNQMKELYKNPLMVFLITYVEVLPLALVLSLIAAAILRRKKKPELPA, from the coding sequence ATGAAAAAAAATGTGATTGTCTGCGGACTTATTGGAGGCCTTATTATTTCCATAGGAATGATTATTGGTGCTAGTTTGTGTGAGAAAAATGCAAACTATGAAGCGAGCATGTTACTGGGCTATGCGACTCAAATTGTGGCCTTCTCTTTAATTTTTGTGGGTATTAAAAATCAAAGAGATAAAATTAACGGAGGTTCTATTTCTTTCGGAGAAGCCTTCAAAATAGGATTATTTATAAGTCTTATCGCTTCCACACTCTATGTCCTCGTCTGGCTGGTAGATTTTTATGTATTTATTCCTGACTTTATGGAGAAGTATTCAGCTCACCAGGTAAAAGCTTTAAGAGAAAGTTCTATCTCTGAAAAAGAAATGGCAATTCAGCTGGAAGATTTGAATCAAATGAAAGAACTTTATAAAAATCCCCTTATGGTGTTTTTGATCACTTACGTGGAGGTTTTGCCACTGGCCTTAGTCCTGTCATTAATTGCCGCCGCTATTCTTCGCCGCAAAAAGAAGCCGGAATTACCTGCCTGA
- a CDS encoding arginine--tRNA ligase translates to MINAETLLFDSVQKTLLELYSLKTDNIIFQKTRKEFEGDFTLVTFPYTKDTKKSPEQLGSEIGEALVKSNPTFSAFNVVKGFLNISLSGKFWMDYFNAVKNLKTIGLKKENSTGKTVMLEYSSPNTNKPLHLGHIRNNLLGYSVAQILKANGHKVIKTNIINDRGIHICKSMLAWQKFGKGETPETAGMKGDHLVGKYYVEFDKAYKKQINDLVSDGATKEEAEKNAPLMLEAQDMLRKWEAGDKEVVGLWKTMNDWVYKGFDETYKILGVDFDTLYYESNTYLLGKEIVQEGLSKGVFYKKENGSVAIDLTAEKLDEKIVLRSDGTSVYITQDLGTAIERFKTYPDLQQMIYTVGNEQDYHFKVLFKILEKLGYDWAKECYHLSYGMVELPEGKMKSREGTVVDADELLQEMYETAENTTKELGKVEGFSEEELKELYRTISLGALKYFMLKVDPKKKMLFDPKESIDFNGHTGPFMQYTHARIKSILRKAEMDFTSDNSEVEMNALEKELIKNIYDFDLIVEEAGKTLSPALVANYIYELTKLFNRFYHEFSILKEENLDIKKFRLQLAQLSAQAIHNAMELLGIRVPERM, encoded by the coding sequence ATGATTAACGCAGAGACTTTATTGTTTGATTCCGTTCAAAAAACACTTCTTGAACTTTATTCTTTAAAAACAGATAACATCATCTTTCAAAAAACAAGAAAAGAATTTGAAGGTGATTTTACACTCGTAACTTTTCCTTATACCAAAGACACAAAAAAATCTCCTGAACAATTAGGTTCAGAGATTGGAGAAGCCCTGGTAAAATCTAATCCCACCTTTTCAGCTTTTAATGTTGTGAAAGGATTTTTAAATATTTCGCTCTCTGGCAAATTCTGGATGGATTATTTCAATGCCGTTAAGAACCTGAAAACTATTGGACTGAAGAAAGAAAACAGTACTGGTAAAACCGTTATGTTGGAATATTCCTCCCCCAACACCAACAAACCTTTGCATCTCGGACATATCCGTAACAACCTCTTAGGCTATTCTGTAGCACAAATTTTAAAAGCAAATGGACATAAAGTTATAAAGACCAATATTATTAACGACCGTGGAATACACATTTGCAAAAGTATGCTGGCCTGGCAAAAGTTTGGTAAAGGAGAAACTCCTGAAACTGCCGGTATGAAGGGCGATCACCTGGTGGGTAAATATTATGTAGAGTTTGATAAAGCCTACAAAAAACAAATTAATGATCTTGTAAGCGATGGAGCAACTAAAGAAGAGGCTGAAAAAAATGCTCCTCTTATGTTAGAAGCTCAGGACATGCTCCGCAAATGGGAGGCCGGTGACAAAGAGGTTGTAGGTCTGTGGAAAACCATGAACGACTGGGTTTACAAGGGTTTTGACGAAACTTATAAAATTCTCGGTGTTGATTTTGATACTTTATATTACGAAAGCAATACTTATTTACTCGGAAAAGAAATTGTGCAGGAAGGATTAAGCAAAGGCGTTTTCTATAAAAAAGAAAATGGCAGTGTAGCTATTGATTTAACTGCAGAAAAACTCGACGAGAAAATTGTTTTGAGAAGTGATGGTACCAGTGTTTACATTACACAGGATCTGGGAACCGCGATCGAACGTTTTAAAACCTACCCCGATCTTCAACAAATGATCTATACGGTAGGTAATGAGCAGGACTACCATTTTAAAGTATTGTTTAAAATCCTTGAGAAATTAGGCTATGACTGGGCAAAAGAGTGTTACCATTTAAGTTATGGGATGGTTGAGCTGCCTGAAGGGAAAATGAAAAGTCGCGAAGGAACGGTTGTAGACGCCGATGAACTTTTACAGGAGATGTATGAGACGGCTGAAAATACCACCAAAGAACTTGGTAAAGTGGAAGGATTTTCAGAAGAAGAACTTAAAGAACTTTACCGCACTATAAGTCTCGGGGCCTTAAAATATTTTATGCTGAAGGTTGACCCAAAAAAGAAAATGCTTTTTGATCCAAAAGAAAGTATTGATTTTAATGGTCATACCGGGCCATTTATGCAATATACACACGCGCGTATCAAATCCATTTTACGTAAAGCAGAGATGGATTTTACTTCCGATAATTCTGAAGTAGAAATGAACGCTCTTGAAAAAGAACTTATAAAAAACATTTACGATTTTGACCTTATAGTGGAAGAAGCAGGTAAAACGCTCAGTCCTGCGCTTGTTGCAAACTATATTTACGAACTAACGAAATTATTTAACCGCTTTTATCACGAATTCTCCATCTTGAAGGAAGAAAATCTGGACATCAAAAAATTTCGTTTACAACTGGCGCAGCTTTCTGCACAGGCTATTCATAACGCCATGGAACTCCTGGGAATAAGAGTTCCGGAACGCATGTAA
- a CDS encoding RNA polymerase sigma-70 factor, protein MFNTYYQSLCNYACSMLKDIDEAEEVVQNTFFNIWNKREALQISSSFKSYVYRAVHNDCLNKIKHGKVKAVYAADYKSSMGGGFDDSAKVLESKELGKQIHEAISSLPEQCGIVFKLSRFENLKYSEIAEHLDISVKTVENHMGKALKILRGHLKDYLPLVTWLFFIN, encoded by the coding sequence ATGTTCAATACTTATTATCAGTCCCTCTGCAACTATGCCTGTTCCATGCTAAAAGACATAGACGAAGCAGAAGAAGTGGTACAAAATACTTTTTTTAATATCTGGAATAAGAGGGAGGCTTTGCAAATAAGCTCTTCTTTTAAATCTTATGTATACCGTGCTGTGCATAATGATTGCCTGAATAAAATAAAACACGGAAAAGTAAAAGCAGTTTATGCTGCCGATTATAAAAGCAGTATGGGTGGCGGATTTGACGACAGCGCAAAGGTTCTGGAATCAAAAGAACTTGGTAAACAAATTCATGAGGCTATTTCTTCTTTACCAGAGCAATGCGGAATTGTTTTTAAACTCAGCCGTTTCGAGAATTTAAAATATTCTGAAATTGCCGAACACCTGGATATTTCCGTAAAAACTGTAGAGAACCACATGGGTAAGGCTTTGAAAATATTAAGAGGACACCTGAAAGATTATTTACCGCTTGTAACCTGGTTATTCTTTATTAATTAA
- a CDS encoding Arc family DNA binding domain-containing protein, with product MAEKKAFILRINPDTLKELQKWADDEFRSVNGQIEYLLQKALQENGKSKVKDKKTPK from the coding sequence ATGGCAGAAAAAAAAGCATTCATACTCCGCATCAACCCCGACACACTGAAAGAACTCCAGAAATGGGCCGATGATGAATTCAGAAGCGTGAACGGGCAGATCGAGTATTTGCTTCAGAAAGCCTTGCAGGAAAATGGAAAATCGAAAGTCAAAGATAAAAAAACACCAAAATAA
- a CDS encoding tRNA-specific adenosine deaminase has translation MREALKEAQKAYDADEVPVGAVVVADNRIIARAHNLTERLNDVTAHAEMQAITSAAHAIGGKYLVECTLYVTLEPCLMCAGALAWSQISGIVFGASDMKKGFTLLEKNVLHPKTEIVKGVLAEECEKIIKDFFAQKRK, from the coding sequence ATGCGCGAAGCCTTAAAAGAGGCGCAAAAAGCTTACGATGCGGACGAAGTTCCGGTGGGAGCTGTTGTGGTTGCCGATAACAGAATAATTGCGCGCGCTCATAACCTTACAGAGAGGCTCAACGATGTTACTGCCCACGCCGAAATGCAAGCTATTACTTCGGCAGCGCATGCCATTGGTGGCAAATACCTGGTAGAATGCACACTTTATGTAACTCTGGAGCCATGTTTGATGTGTGCCGGGGCTCTAGCCTGGAGTCAGATCAGCGGCATTGTGTTTGGAGCCTCTGATATGAAGAAAGGATTTACTCTGCTTGAAAAAAATGTACTGCACCCAAAAACAGAAATTGTAAAAGGCGTGCTTGCAGAGGAGTGCGAGAAAATCATAAAGGATTTTTTTGCTCAAAAACGAAAATAA